The following are encoded in a window of Deltaproteobacteria bacterium genomic DNA:
- a CDS encoding response regulator, with protein MSESILNGKRILVVDDEPDVLRLVEEEILEACLDCLIDKVTSFEAAQEMLNSWNYHVVILDIMGVRGFDLLGLAIKRNFPVAMLTAHALSPEALKRSIEMGARAYLPKEKLGEIVPFLEDILEFEAPASWNRLFGKLDDFFDDRFGPNWKKSEDRFWRDFSSNIKGQYDRVLIK; from the coding sequence ATGTCAGAATCAATTTTAAATGGCAAAAGGATACTGGTTGTAGACGATGAGCCGGATGTCTTGAGGCTGGTGGAAGAGGAAATTTTGGAGGCCTGCCTGGATTGCCTGATCGACAAGGTCACTTCTTTTGAGGCCGCCCAAGAGATGTTGAACTCCTGGAATTACCATGTCGTCATTCTTGACATTATGGGGGTTCGTGGGTTTGACCTCTTGGGTCTGGCGATAAAACGGAATTTTCCGGTAGCCATGCTGACTGCCCATGCCCTTTCCCCGGAGGCCTTGAAACGGTCCATCGAGATGGGGGCCAGGGCCTATCTCCCCAAAGAGAAACTCGGAGAAATCGTTCCCTTTCTGGAGGATATTCTGGAGTTCGAGGCCCCTGCCAGTTGGAACAGGCTTTTCGGTAAATTAGACGATTTTTTTGATGACCGGTTCGGGCCGAATTGGAAGAAATCGGAAGACCGTTTTTGGCGGGATTTCAGCAGCAACATCAAAGGCCAATATGATCGGGTTCTTATCAAATAA
- a CDS encoding response regulator: protein MKETLLTDQRILAVDDEQDVLTIIEAEIADACPDCQLETATTYQAAVDRMVSWTYDLVILDIMGVRGFDLLSLAIKRNFPVAMLTAHALSPEALKRSIEMGARAYLPKEKLGELVPFLEDVIRYENLPGWKRLFEKLGDFFNIRFGPDWQKPESKFWKDFNDKLESDGTSYVNTPTQKLGLY from the coding sequence ATGAAGGAAACCTTATTAACCGATCAGCGTATTTTGGCTGTTGATGACGAACAGGACGTGTTGACCATTATCGAGGCGGAGATCGCTGATGCCTGTCCGGATTGCCAATTGGAAACGGCAACCACGTACCAGGCTGCGGTGGATAGAATGGTTTCCTGGACCTATGACCTGGTGATCCTTGACATTATGGGGGTTCGCGGGTTTGACCTCTTGAGTCTGGCGATAAAACGGAATTTTCCGGTAGCCATGCTGACGGCCCATGCCCTTTCCCCGGAGGCCTTGAAACGGTCCATCGAGATGGGGGCCAGGGCCTATCTTCCTAAAGAAAAATTAGGAGAACTCGTCCCCTTTCTGGAAGACGTTATCCGCTATGAAAACCTGCCGGGCTGGAAACGATTATTTGAAAAATTGGGGGATTTTTTCAATATACGGTTCGGGCCAGATTGGCAGAAACCGGAAAGTAAATTCTGGAAGGATTTTAACGATAAATTGGAATCGGACGGCACGTCCTATGTTAATACCCCTACTCAGAAATTGGGGTTATATTGA
- a CDS encoding tetratricopeptide repeat protein: protein MNLTVKNLRFLLSFLISFSFLLFFHGLIYPLFLYAGENWFQKGVNEYNLENYEEALELFNQARREESDSSEIAYYLGLTYRQTGNFQEAAQRFMEAIQKNPFAKEAFLELIETLYDLNDLKSAKDWLIKAEKQGFSSGRLFFLEGMVLLKEDHNQEAIKAFQKAKAKDQFLKSSADFQIAVAYAKDRKFKRSRELLQAIIQGDPDSALSPLAREYEADIERNLEKYKQWGASVGVAYQYDDNVVLKPTGVIPGVVITGDRDSSIITSLRAYYNPLLEGNWFFSNQYTLYANSYFNTTTHNLLNQTFSLNPGYNFGKSALTLPVTYSHVWLSGTQYLGVMSARPSLSINLLPNHLGHISVGYARRWMVQPALFSDEDRDAHIFIGSLGYSHSFWEKGSLNLVYEFTWDLTDGKNWENNGHRFNLNLMIPIRDKVSLSLSGELFYQDYTRTHSIFGIKRNEKTYSGTIGLIWELWKDVTLNLQYYRAKADSNLFIYDYERNVFTLGIQFSF from the coding sequence ATGAATCTGACAGTGAAGAATCTTCGATTTCTCCTTTCCTTTTTGATCTCCTTTTCTTTTTTATTATTTTTCCATGGCTTGATCTATCCTTTGTTCCTCTATGCCGGTGAGAATTGGTTTCAAAAAGGGGTTAACGAGTATAACTTAGAAAATTACGAAGAGGCTTTAGAGCTCTTCAATCAGGCCAGGCGGGAAGAATCTGATTCTTCTGAAATTGCTTATTATTTAGGTCTGACCTACAGGCAGACCGGCAATTTTCAAGAAGCTGCCCAGAGGTTCATGGAAGCCATCCAGAAGAACCCCTTCGCAAAGGAGGCTTTTCTTGAGCTGATCGAAACCCTTTATGATTTGAATGACCTTAAATCGGCTAAGGATTGGTTAATCAAGGCTGAAAAACAAGGGTTCAGTTCCGGTCGTCTGTTCTTTTTAGAGGGAATGGTCCTTTTAAAGGAGGATCATAATCAGGAAGCGATTAAGGCCTTTCAAAAAGCCAAGGCAAAGGACCAATTCTTAAAATCTTCGGCCGATTTTCAAATAGCTGTAGCCTATGCCAAGGACAGGAAATTCAAACGATCCAGAGAGCTGCTGCAGGCTATTATTCAAGGAGATCCTGACTCCGCTCTCTCCCCATTGGCCAGAGAATATGAGGCCGATATCGAAAGAAATCTGGAAAAATACAAACAATGGGGGGCCTCGGTCGGAGTAGCTTATCAGTATGACGACAATGTGGTCCTGAAACCTACCGGGGTCATTCCGGGAGTGGTGATTACCGGGGACAGGGACAGCAGTATTATCACCAGCCTGAGGGCTTATTACAATCCCCTTCTGGAGGGAAACTGGTTCTTCAGTAACCAATACACGCTTTATGCCAATAGCTATTTCAATACTACTACTCATAATCTGCTTAACCAGACCTTTTCTTTGAATCCGGGTTACAATTTCGGAAAGAGTGCACTAACCCTGCCGGTTACTTACAGTCATGTCTGGCTCTCCGGCACCCAGTATCTGGGGGTTATGTCGGCCCGACCAAGCTTAAGCATTAATCTTCTTCCCAATCATTTAGGTCATATTTCAGTCGGTTATGCCAGGAGATGGATGGTTCAGCCTGCTTTATTCAGTGATGAGGACCGGGATGCCCATATTTTCATCGGCTCTCTCGGATACAGCCATAGCTTTTGGGAAAAAGGGTCTCTGAATCTGGTGTATGAGTTTACCTGGGACCTGACCGATGGAAAGAACTGGGAGAATAACGGACATCGTTTTAATCTCAACCTGATGATCCCGATTCGAGATAAGGTATCCCTTTCTCTTTCCGGGGAGCTTTTTTACCAGGACTATACCCGGACCCATTCTATTTTTGGGATAAAGAGAAATGAAAAGACCTATTCCGGTACAATCGGCCTGATATGGGAACTTTGGAAAGATGTTACGCTGAATCTCCAATATTATCGGGCTAAAGCCGATTCCAACCTTTTTATTTATGATTATGAGAGAAATGTTTTTACCCTAGGGATTCAATTCAGTTTTTGA
- a CDS encoding FecR domain-containing protein has protein sequence MFNSRTSGLGKSITDLFKNSVLFFFTLAFLFPGIIFQPISLEAAEGVGRFALVEGQVNVLRGGALPAKTVKINDPVYVKDIVRTKSHSRAEIVFIDKNVLKLAQRTRVDISEYFADSAQARGKIKLIRGMVEATVDKEVARRISLSPEANQFEIHTHNAVAGVRGSQYTVFKQGNLTGIFAQEGIIRVFNPQFPNIIITLMPGQFTIVTPNNPPLPAQQASEGMKQNIERNMLPLEKKLEGEPGPGGFGGAPSEAPQIAIIAGEGAGNFSATEYNQATYSVSGASTIIDVYTPQPVTDYKPEIADKFSSKPEPSPSPSPPPPPAPPPPPPPPPPPPPPPPPPPPVEVGRISLSGSLVAGSAGAVNFMSVMMNNVVFMAPSTGQKPTTWNTGAISGQYTFGTGLNRDNITNSPIRLSSGRGVSADFQFRFWNGTSWNAVVNNGAGTLTGSSYTGPVNFSGSASGTIGTGTLSGTGSGTAR, from the coding sequence ATGTTCAACTCCCGTACTTCCGGGTTGGGTAAATCCATTACTGACCTTTTTAAAAACAGTGTTCTCTTCTTTTTTACCTTAGCTTTCTTATTCCCTGGGATTATTTTTCAACCCATCTCTCTGGAAGCGGCTGAAGGAGTCGGCCGATTTGCTCTGGTGGAAGGCCAAGTGAACGTCCTCAGAGGAGGAGCCCTGCCAGCCAAAACGGTCAAGATTAATGATCCGGTTTATGTCAAGGACATTGTCCGGACCAAGAGCCATTCCCGGGCCGAGATTGTTTTTATCGACAAGAATGTCTTAAAGCTGGCCCAACGTACCCGTGTGGACATCAGTGAATATTTTGCCGATTCAGCGCAGGCCAGGGGGAAAATCAAGCTGATCAGGGGCATGGTTGAGGCCACGGTGGATAAGGAAGTGGCCAGGCGTATTTCCCTCTCGCCGGAGGCCAACCAATTTGAGATCCATACCCACAATGCCGTGGCCGGTGTCAGGGGATCTCAGTATACGGTCTTCAAACAAGGCAACCTGACCGGGATCTTTGCCCAGGAAGGCATCATCCGGGTCTTTAATCCGCAGTTCCCCAATATCATCATTACCCTGATGCCCGGCCAATTCACCATAGTAACCCCAAACAACCCACCCTTACCGGCCCAGCAGGCTTCGGAAGGAATGAAGCAGAATATTGAAAGAAATATGCTCCCGTTGGAGAAGAAGCTCGAAGGGGAGCCGGGTCCTGGTGGATTTGGTGGCGCCCCCTCAGAAGCCCCCCAGATAGCCATTATTGCCGGGGAAGGTGCCGGGAATTTCTCGGCGACCGAATATAACCAGGCCACCTATTCCGTATCAGGGGCTTCGACTATAATCGATGTTTATACGCCTCAACCGGTCACCGATTATAAACCAGAAATAGCCGACAAGTTTTCATCCAAGCCGGAACCGTCTCCCTCGCCCTCACCGCCACCACCGCCGGCGCCACCACCTCCTCCTCCACCTCCTCCGCCACCACCTCCACCTCCTCCGCCACCACCCCCCGTAGAGGTCGGCAGGATAAGCCTTTCAGGCTCATTGGTTGCCGGTTCGGCTGGGGCGGTCAACTTTATGTCCGTCATGATGAACAATGTCGTCTTCATGGCTCCTTCCACCGGTCAAAAACCGACTACCTGGAACACAGGGGCGATCAGCGGACAATACACCTTCGGTACCGGTCTGAACAGGGACAATATCACCAACTCCCCCATCAGGCTGAGCAGTGGTCGCGGGGTAAGTGCCGATTTTCAGTTCCGGTTTTGGAACGGCACCTCCTGGAATGCGGTGGTCAACAATGGAGCCGGTACTCTGACCGGCAGCTCTTACACCGGACCGGTGAATTTTTCCGGCTCGGCGTCCGGGACCATCGGAACCGGCACCCTTTCAGGGACAGGATCAGGAACGGCAAGATAA
- a CDS encoding SBBP repeat-containing protein, whose product MDGQLKKPGDSLQTNLSRLETPLSHSKRFNDSIKAAGRQTPLISEEKKKIILTRAYKIQIPFILNQGQVADENVRFYARTFRGNFFVTKSGEMGYCLPFSEAKPEAGTKGPSPEDLQVHTIKEKLLEASPAPPQGRDPSQTRVSYFLGNDPAKWQTHLPVYNQISLGEVYPKIDLHLVAHGNKVEKIFTVRAGGDPQDIKLAIESAGALKINPRGELEICFGQKMARFSKPIAFQEKNGKKEYVQVAYGLDKDSYGFKVGMYDRSLPLTIDPTFSLVYSTYLGGNGELGESGEGIAVDNSGNAYITGFTSSSSFPTQSPIQGTFNGGWDVFVAKINPSGSVLVYSTFLGGSGYDYGYGITVDSSGNVYVTGQTDSGDFPIQNPIQGTFSGGWDVFVTKIDPTGSALVYSTYLGGSGEDWGKGIAVDNAGNACVTGQTNSNDFPIQNPIQGTFGGGWDAFITKIDPTGSVLVYSTFLGGSGEDWGNGIALDPSGNAYIAGETNSADFPVHNPIQGTLAGSWDAFLIKINPSGSAPVYSTFLGGSAEDHGNGIAVDGADNAYVTGYTTSNDFPTLNPIQGSAGGSYDAFISKINPAGSALVYSTYLRGWGEDWGKGITVDSAGNAYVTGYTDSIDFPTLNPIQGALAGSWDAFIAKINPAGSALVYSTYLGGSDDDRGYGLAVDPGGNVYVTGYTVSSDFPTQNPIQGTNGGNKDVFILKISESISPPPAPTLTSPADGATGLSTSPTLNWAASSGADSYRIQVSTDSSFAHSVADQAGITSLSYPLSGLSDYSTYYWQVNATSSGGTSGWSSAWHFTTADPTAPTGSIQINGGAASTTSPAVTLSLTCNDSGSGCSQMQFSNDNVTYSAPEAFAVTRSWTLSSGSGPKTVYVKFKDVTGNWSSAYSAVITLIAETISTPNTPSGSTSGTIVNLYTYSTGGSTSSFGHSLQYLMDWGDGTDSGWLAVGTTSASKSWASAGNYTVKVMARCALDTGFISSWSSGLSVSISLPDLTISGTVTAGGSGLGGVMLTGLPGSPITAAGGSYSATVSYGWSGTVTPVKTGYTFTPPLTIYAGVTANQTQHYSAARLAYTITVVTTGPVTVTSTPAGINCGTTCTGTFNTGSEVILDTGLDSPTGYIKEVRVDGVSIGAVCSIKFTNLSADHQVVVVDPYYIRNDFNGDGKADILWQQAATGQLYLWFMDGLTPILTGSPGGAPPDFEIKGIGDFNGDGFADILWRDSITGEVNLWEMNGVSIVSWGSVGLVSDLNWEIKGVGDLNGDGKYDILWRHVVTGEVYVWLMNGAAIASQGRAALVSDLNWEINGVGDFNGDGKADILWRHATIGQIYIWQMRGLTAFLHGPSGLVGDLSWKIHHP is encoded by the coding sequence ATGGACGGGCAACTTAAAAAACCCGGGGATTCTTTACAGACTAATCTAAGTCGTTTGGAGACGCCCCTGTCTCATTCTAAAAGGTTTAATGATTCTATCAAAGCGGCTGGTAGACAAACCCCACTCATTTCTGAAGAGAAAAAGAAAATCATCCTGACCAGGGCCTATAAGATACAGATACCTTTTATCCTCAATCAAGGTCAGGTGGCCGATGAAAATGTTCGCTTCTATGCCCGGACCTTTAGAGGAAATTTCTTTGTCACAAAGTCTGGTGAAATGGGCTACTGCCTGCCTTTTTCTGAGGCAAAGCCTGAGGCCGGTACAAAAGGTCCTTCACCTGAGGACCTTCAAGTCCACACCATTAAAGAAAAGCTCCTGGAGGCTTCACCCGCTCCTCCTCAAGGCCGGGATCCCTCCCAGACCAGGGTCAGTTATTTTTTAGGTAATGACCCGGCCAAGTGGCAGACCCATCTCCCGGTCTATAATCAAATCAGCCTGGGGGAAGTCTACCCGAAAATCGATCTACATTTAGTTGCCCACGGCAATAAAGTGGAGAAGATCTTTACGGTCAGAGCAGGGGGTGATCCCCAAGACATTAAACTGGCCATTGAAAGCGCCGGCGCCCTGAAAATCAATCCCCGAGGGGAACTGGAGATCTGCTTTGGCCAAAAAATGGCCCGATTTTCCAAACCCATAGCCTTTCAGGAAAAAAATGGAAAGAAGGAATATGTCCAAGTCGCCTACGGTCTGGATAAAGACTCCTATGGCTTCAAGGTTGGCATGTACGACAGATCCCTTCCCCTGACTATCGATCCGACCTTTTCTCTGGTTTATTCCACCTACCTTGGGGGAAATGGAGAATTAGGCGAAAGTGGCGAGGGTATTGCGGTGGACAACTCAGGGAATGCCTATATCACCGGCTTTACCTCCTCCAGTAGTTTTCCCACCCAAAGTCCTATCCAGGGGACTTTTAACGGGGGATGGGACGTCTTTGTTGCTAAGATCAATCCATCCGGTTCGGTGCTGGTTTATTCTACCTTTCTCGGAGGTAGCGGCTATGATTATGGCTATGGTATCACAGTAGACAGCTCCGGCAATGTCTATGTCACCGGCCAAACCGACTCCGGCGATTTTCCGATTCAAAATCCTATCCAGGGGACTTTTAGCGGGGGATGGGACGTCTTTGTCACCAAGATCGACCCCACGGGTTCGGCCCTGGTCTATTCTACCTATCTCGGAGGTAGCGGGGAGGATTGGGGCAAAGGTATTGCCGTTGATAATGCTGGTAATGCTTGTGTCACCGGCCAAACCAACTCCAACGATTTTCCGATTCAAAATCCTATCCAGGGGACTTTTGGCGGGGGATGGGATGCCTTTATCACCAAGATCGATCCCACGGGTTCGGTGCTGGTTTATTCCACCTTTCTCGGAGGGAGCGGGGAGGATTGGGGCAATGGTATTGCCCTGGACCCTTCCGGCAATGCTTATATTGCTGGCGAAACCAACTCCGCTGATTTCCCTGTTCATAATCCTATCCAAGGGACACTCGCCGGGAGTTGGGATGCCTTTCTTATCAAGATCAATCCATCCGGTTCAGCCCCGGTCTATTCCACCTTTCTCGGAGGGAGTGCTGAGGACCATGGTAATGGTATTGCCGTGGATGGGGCCGATAATGCCTATGTTACCGGCTATACCACTTCCAATGACTTCCCTACCCTGAATCCCATCCAGGGATCGGCCGGGGGAAGTTATGATGCCTTTATTTCCAAGATCAATCCCGCCGGTTCGGCCCTGGTCTATTCTACCTACCTCAGGGGGTGGGGTGAGGATTGGGGCAAAGGTATTACTGTGGATAGCGCTGGCAATGCCTATGTCACCGGCTATACCGACTCCATAGACTTTCCCACCTTAAATCCCATCCAGGGGGCTCTCGCCGGGAGTTGGGATGCTTTTATCGCCAAGATCAACCCCGCTGGTTCGGCCCTGGTCTATTCAACCTATCTCGGCGGAAGTGATGATGATCGTGGTTATGGCCTTGCCGTGGACCCTGGTGGTAATGTCTATGTCACAGGCTATACCGTCTCCAGCGATTTTCCCACCCAAAATCCTATCCAGGGGACAAATGGGGGTAATAAAGACGTCTTTATTCTAAAAATCTCCGAATCGATATCCCCGCCTCCGGCTCCAACTTTGACCTCACCGGCGGATGGCGCCACGGGTCTTTCAACCAGCCCAACCCTAAACTGGGCAGCCTCTTCCGGGGCTGATTCCTACAGGATACAGGTATCGACGGATTCCTCCTTTGCCCATTCCGTTGCCGATCAAGCCGGGATCACCAGTCTTTCTTATCCCCTTTCGGGTCTATCTGATTATTCGACTTATTATTGGCAGGTAAATGCCACCAGCAGCGGAGGGACCAGCGGTTGGTCATCTGCCTGGCACTTCACAACGGCCGATCCCACTGCCCCCACGGGATCGATTCAGATCAACGGGGGGGCCGCTTCCACAACCTCACCGGCAGTCACCTTGAGCCTCACCTGCAACGATTCAGGGAGCGGCTGCTCCCAGATGCAGTTTTCCAATGATAATGTTACCTATTCAGCTCCAGAGGCATTTGCCGTCACCAGGTCCTGGACCCTAAGTTCCGGCAGCGGGCCGAAAACAGTATATGTGAAATTTAAAGATGTGACCGGAAACTGGTCATCGGCTTACAGTGCTGTTATCACTTTAATCGCCGAGACCATCTCCACCCCCAATACACCCAGTGGTTCTACCAGTGGAACTATTGTCAACCTATATACCTATTCCACCGGAGGATCCACTTCCAGTTTCGGTCATTCCCTACAGTATCTCATGGACTGGGGGGATGGGACCGATTCCGGCTGGTTGGCTGTAGGGACCACCAGCGCCTCAAAATCATGGGCTTCCGCTGGGAACTATACGGTCAAGGTTATGGCACGCTGCGCACTGGATACCGGTTTTATTTCTTCATGGTCCAGCGGATTATCGGTATCCATCTCTCTTCCGGATCTGACCATTTCCGGGACGGTTACGGCCGGGGGATCTGGACTTGGTGGCGTAATGTTAACCGGTCTGCCGGGTAGTCCGATCACTGCCGCTGGTGGGTCTTATTCGGCAACAGTCAGCTACGGGTGGTCGGGAACGGTGACTCCGGTCAAGACCGGCTATACCTTTACCCCGCCTTTGACCATATATGCCGGTGTAACGGCCAATCAGACCCAGCATTATTCCGCCGCCCGGCTGGCTTATACCATTACCGTTGTCACCACCGGACCGGTAACGGTCACCAGCACTCCTGCTGGAATCAATTGTGGCACCACCTGCACCGGGACGTTTAATACCGGTTCAGAGGTGATTCTGGATACTGGATTGGATTCACCGACTGGCTATATCAAAGAGGTAAGAGTCGATGGCGTTTCCATCGGGGCCGTCTGTTCAATTAAATTTACCAATCTGTCTGCCGATCATCAGGTCGTGGTGGTTGATCCGTATTATATTCGGAATGATTTTAACGGAGATGGAAAGGCGGATATTCTTTGGCAGCAGGCTGCTACGGGGCAGCTTTACCTATGGTTTATGGACGGTCTGACCCCAATTCTGACCGGTTCTCCAGGGGGGGCCCCTCCGGACTTTGAGATTAAAGGAATTGGTGATTTTAACGGCGACGGTTTCGCCGATATCCTCTGGCGCGACAGCATCACCGGAGAGGTTAATCTCTGGGAAATGAATGGGGTTTCAATTGTCTCCTGGGGCTCAGTGGGTCTGGTCAGTGATCTTAACTGGGAGATCAAAGGGGTTGGGGACCTCAACGGGGACGGTAAATACGACATCCTCTGGCGTCATGTTGTTACCGGGGAGGTCTATGTCTGGTTGATGAACGGGGCCGCGATTGCCTCCCAGGGCCGAGCGGCACTGGTCAGTGATCTTAACTGGGAAATCAATGGAGTTGGCGATTTCAATGGGGACGGGAAGGCCGATATTCTCTGGCGTCATGCTACAATCGGCCAAATTTATATCTGGCAGATGAGAGGACTCACCGCTTTTCTTCATGGCCCTTCAGGGTTGGTTGGCGATCTGAGTTGGAAAATACACCATCCATGA
- a CDS encoding adenylate/guanylate cyclase domain-containing protein, giving the protein MKAAPGKTGTTIKTNLIIGLAFTLVVSFLMWIRWSPIETFEEKFYDWRFKIRGTIKAPKDIAIVAIDEKSLEKLGRWPWTRNRLAEVIKRLDQSGAELIVLDIILSEKENHDPLLGKALRENGFTLVPINFDCGRGNIKSPLSNPMLIQGAFQTITHRERFNQFSPFRGKKVTVPVPEILQGAMALGHINIFADRDGTLRWETLAVEYDGFLFPSIDLVAAALFLGVPSDRLVLKAAEGVLLGQKRNIPTDPYGRMLIHYYGPKETFKHISISDILDGTVGPESLQGKIVLVGVTAPGASDLRVTPFSPDMAGVEKHANVIGSILENKLPRRMAFPVNLIILWGVSVLSILLIIRLKAARTSVMILLTILLILLTGYFVFTSWGIWMNIAYPSFNILFIFVSSMACNYATEERYARRIRTMFSSYVTERVVNELIKNPEMARLGGERREVTVLFSDIFNFTDFSEKNAPEEVVSILNEYLEAMIEVIFHWEGTLDKFIGDAIVAFWGAPLRQDNQVELAVRCALHMVKKLEALQDKWRAEGKPVLTSGIGINSGDVLVGNIGAEGKKMDYTIIGDHVNLGARVESLTRKYKTQILITEFTLNKIRQDLQNGGFGHIEIKGLEKVIVKGKKLPVRIYGLSSRDGDAGCMLIECPEDRIVAFSDK; this is encoded by the coding sequence ATGAAGGCTGCGCCCGGAAAGACAGGAACAACGATTAAAACTAATCTCATTATCGGCCTGGCCTTCACCCTGGTGGTCTCTTTCTTAATGTGGATCCGTTGGTCCCCCATAGAAACCTTTGAGGAAAAATTTTACGACTGGCGTTTTAAAATTCGGGGGACCATAAAGGCCCCGAAGGATATCGCCATTGTCGCCATTGATGAAAAAAGTCTGGAGAAATTAGGACGATGGCCCTGGACCCGCAATCGTCTTGCAGAGGTCATAAAGAGACTCGACCAGTCCGGTGCCGAACTGATCGTCCTGGACATCATACTGAGTGAAAAGGAAAACCATGATCCCCTTCTGGGAAAGGCCCTAAGGGAAAACGGTTTTACCTTGGTTCCCATAAACTTTGATTGTGGTCGAGGGAATATAAAAAGCCCTCTTAGCAATCCAATGCTGATTCAAGGCGCCTTTCAAACCATCACCCATCGCGAACGATTCAATCAATTCTCTCCCTTTCGAGGGAAAAAGGTCACAGTTCCGGTCCCGGAAATCCTTCAGGGAGCCATGGCATTAGGACACATCAATATATTCGCCGACCGGGATGGCACCTTACGCTGGGAAACTCTGGCGGTTGAATACGATGGTTTTCTCTTCCCTTCCATAGACCTCGTGGCCGCAGCCCTTTTTCTGGGCGTTCCTTCGGATCGCCTGGTGTTAAAGGCCGCAGAAGGGGTCCTCTTAGGCCAGAAAAGAAACATTCCCACCGATCCCTATGGTCGGATGCTGATTCACTATTATGGTCCCAAAGAGACCTTTAAGCATATATCGATATCCGATATCCTGGATGGAACGGTCGGGCCGGAATCCCTGCAAGGGAAAATCGTCCTGGTGGGAGTCACCGCCCCTGGGGCCTCTGATCTAAGAGTAACCCCCTTTTCTCCAGACATGGCCGGTGTTGAAAAACACGCCAATGTGATCGGGTCGATCTTGGAAAATAAATTGCCAAGACGAATGGCATTCCCGGTCAATTTAATTATTCTTTGGGGGGTGAGTGTTCTCTCCATCCTTTTAATCATACGCCTTAAAGCCGCCAGGACTTCTGTCATGATCCTATTGACTATCCTGCTGATCCTGTTGACCGGCTATTTCGTTTTTACCTCCTGGGGGATCTGGATGAATATCGCCTATCCTTCCTTCAATATTCTCTTCATTTTCGTCAGTAGTATGGCCTGTAATTATGCCACCGAAGAACGATATGCCAGAAGAATCCGGACCATGTTTTCCAGTTATGTCACCGAGCGGGTGGTTAATGAACTGATCAAGAATCCGGAGATGGCCCGTTTGGGGGGCGAACGACGGGAGGTGACCGTCCTTTTTTCAGACATTTTTAATTTTACCGACTTTTCAGAGAAGAACGCCCCGGAAGAAGTGGTGTCCATCCTGAATGAATATCTGGAGGCCATGATCGAGGTGATTTTTCACTGGGAAGGAACCCTTGACAAATTTATCGGCGATGCCATCGTTGCCTTCTGGGGTGCGCCATTAAGACAGGATAACCAGGTCGAACTGGCGGTCCGCTGTGCCTTGCACATGGTTAAAAAATTAGAAGCCCTCCAGGATAAATGGAGAGCCGAAGGCAAACCTGTCTTGACTTCAGGAATCGGCATTAATAGCGGTGATGTCTTGGTTGGCAATATCGGGGCCGAAGGGAAAAAAATGGATTACACGATCATTGGGGATCATGTCAATCTTGGTGCCAGAGTGGAATCCCTGACCAGAAAATATAAAACCCAGATTCTGATCACCGAATTTACCCTGAATAAAATCCGGCAAGATCTGCAGAATGGGGGTTTTGGACACATAGAGATCAAAGGCCTGGAAAAAGTGATCGTCAAAGGAAAAAAATTGCCTGTCCGGATATATGGCCTTTCATCCCGTGATGGGGATGCAGGATGTATGCTGATAGAATGTCCGGAAGACCGGATTGTCGCCTTTTCAGATAAATAA
- a CDS encoding 3',5'-cyclic-nucleotide phosphodiesterase, giving the protein MNIKVLGSSGSVAQGKNTAAFLIDGFLLLDAGTISLSLSSNDLSKITHIFLTHAHLDHIKGIPFLIDNLAMKKQKKFITIYSGRPVIQDLKKHIFNNRIWPDFSKIPSQQQALLRYHPISIDEIISIGHYRIYPVQVNHTVPAYGYLVEDPDRNALVYPGDSGPTEKIWEIMKGHRVSGLIVEVSFPNALKKLALQSGHLTPSLLKGEIQKMSVMPKKIFITHPKTLYKKTIEKELNSLKGTVFEILDDGREIKI; this is encoded by the coding sequence ATGAACATCAAGGTTCTGGGATCATCGGGATCCGTGGCCCAGGGGAAAAATACCGCTGCTTTTCTAATAGATGGTTTTTTGCTTTTAGATGCAGGAACCATCTCCCTTTCTTTAAGCAGTAACGACCTTTCCAAAATAACCCATATCTTCCTTACCCATGCCCATCTGGACCATATAAAAGGTATCCCCTTTCTGATAGACAATCTGGCCATGAAAAAGCAAAAAAAGTTCATTACCATTTATAGCGGTAGGCCGGTAATTCAAGATCTCAAAAAACACATTTTTAATAACCGGATTTGGCCGGACTTCTCGAAGATCCCTTCTCAACAACAAGCTCTCCTTCGGTATCATCCTATTTCAATTGATGAAATTATATCGATCGGCCATTATCGCATTTATCCTGTTCAGGTCAACCACACGGTACCGGCCTATGGATACCTGGTTGAAGATCCCGACAGGAATGCCCTGGTCTATCCTGGGGATTCAGGTCCCACTGAAAAAATTTGGGAGATCATGAAGGGACATCGGGTCTCGGGTTTGATCGTGGAAGTCTCCTTCCCAAATGCCCTTAAAAAACTGGCTCTTCAATCAGGGCATCTCACGCCTTCCCTTCTCAAAGGAGAGATTCAGAAAATGTCCGTCATGCCCAAGAAGATTTTCATTACCCATCCCAAAACGCTCTATAAAAAGACGATTGAAAAAGAATTAAACTCCTTAAAAGGCACTGTTTTCGAAATTCTGGATGATGGTCGGGAAATCAAAATTTAG